From the genome of Leishmania braziliensis MHOM/BR/75/M2904 complete genome, chromosome 26, one region includes:
- a CDS encoding putative cysteine peptidase: MHPPTHTHTHEESLCYSRNQPAHFRDSDTVRVCVRCWMISQPSTRHHRSAEEASHKFSSLFFAETTNTAMERRPAPQGPVGDGLPSFKASLSSSTSSATADIQTHATAAQPDSVPSRSNTVWKPTRSPTIRPPPSAALPGHLLRRHSHLLSPSSEGMAASRRADAGRLQASAAASLESAQESGETTTHSSTPPPYALVMDSLVRRYRAEEDRLRQWRQGGGRAPIAAALRHSGVQSQSRQGDSIEEEGITHVGLRGSMGGVSSGHRSRGADGGLRGKFTRSVQRTALARAVQAWWRSRRALQRMKSKASRRLYPTTLSVSSAAVSGAETQHLRHMATALVSSAPAAPPGLSLSWIGRAGHSILGCISQSLSLSSDRGQSTRLELLRRADAAQLRGAHRGDYGNPVYDSLVEDQQSSGTERAEMTAETVSTGVVAPVMPLSRTEGETVLAHPRRRVLQQTAAGARSGALHRQLAVSGRLIDGEADLRISSVSSTCSSRGSNVSGEGREAIQSIEPVDDLSHRQEAGSVGWHEDKGSFILSWIHAPRMHFSDSGEAASSDDADSSFRNVSRLFAQSRMRFARWLHRQKRLKAAKRSLRGVRTWSKPTAADAEHRDAFLGARYSSATPTPFSAASELHRCAAQAAPSPWESALPHTWGDWDDSDEVLRDGEVTDGVTAAAKRPTRAHILEKRRAAIAAGAAASNAAQERLVERETMSEVQTSVDEAPALSLAAQRTRQHADDLARLTESLAMLTLLRERSPAGAGNGIHAHRANSPQGVDRAPPMMVGQEQNAVAVPSHPSVTKVANSALPTWSPSRAHASSIISAGQHRRSYHGSAREAHGAESRTCDGWCCKHAVEKEAGVGAFHSLLTDTTHTQHDLAVRAVYESIMSEVCTCLVQRDVENAIDVSCSAADRALTQWIERQLMLELTQPRSRERQTTAEDRDSAAYSATTLQPLVCTGVTQHIRSGVPVSLEHLRLDDVDRQALASVYARGSSNAIAVKFDTEGYEISYRQLASLSPQSWLNDQVVNNYLQLLCLEAEGAATASFPVAQCRHRIASLGTHFYTKVESEFRQRLGGFSGLPPRLPQLDSSSAIFRWLRNRKHLLEPYTSSDPRSVRVVLVPVNIEGQHWALAVFHCADNRWVMYDSMSRSERARQRGAVILAHLSHAWCECQRHFGFIRTEDTTAATATTDARYSPSSGVLQPSPWASACVVAAPYVPFTDTLMMEGHSTVVSPLDSLQPYGSLDHLHRAAKRMRHQEELFAEQAGQRKLQRASDSGGGDWGAGVIRSASAATVSLPPPLSKTAATTLPAEQLSDREVEWFTGGFDHIPQQANSNDCGVFVCQVAWCVAQGVAVSFTQSDVTRLREVILLELLNKKLLRRYPTANTSSSAGV; this comes from the coding sequence ATGCACCCccctacccacacacacacacacgaggaaAGTCTCTGTTACTCTCGTAACCAGCCTGCGCATTTTAGGGACTCAGATACTGTGCGGGTATGTGTGCGCTGTTGGATGATCTCACAGCCGTCAACTCGCCACCATCGTTCCGCGGAGGAGGCGTCCCACAAGTTTTCatcgctcttcttcgcagAAACCACCAATACGGCCATGGAGCGTCGTCCCGCACCTCAGGGCCCGGTCGGTGATGGGCTACCATCATTCAAGGCGTCCTTGAGCTCCTCGACATCGTCGGCAACGGCAGACATACAAACGCATGCTACCGCAGCGCAACCTGACTCAGTTCCATCGAGGTCCAATACCGTCTGGAAACCCACACGCAGCCCAACAATCCGGCCGCCTCCCAGCGCCGCTCTCCCTGGGCATCTTCTCCGCCGACACTCTCATCTGCTTTCTCCATCGAGCGAGGGGATGGCGGCGTCACGCCGAGCTGACGCCGGGAGGCTCcaggcatcagcagcggcatcctTAGAATCCGCCCAAGAGTCTGGGGAAACGACAACGCACTCGTCGACACCGCCACCGTATGCCCTCGTGATGGACTCGCTCGTGCGTCGCTACCGCGCCGAAGAGGACCGCCTTAGGCAGtggcgacaaggtggcggtCGTGCccccatcgctgccgcactcCGGCACAGTGGTGTGCAGTCGCAGAGCCGCCAGGGAGATTCtatagaggaggagggaatcACTCACGTAGGATTGCGTGGCAGTATGGGCGGTGTCTCGAGCGGCCACAGAAGCCGAGGTGCAGATGGTGGGCTTCGAGGGAAGTTCACACGTTCTGTTCAACGTACCGCCCTCGCGCGGGCTGTGCAGGCctggtggcggagcagaaGGGCGTTGCAACGAATGAAAAGCAAGGCGAGCAGGCGGCTGTACCCAACGACACTTTCTGTTTCCTCAGCTGCGGTATCGGGCGCGGAGACACAGCACCTCCGTCACATGGCGACCGCACTAGTGTCatcagcgcctgctgcaccgcctggGTTGTCTCTGTCGTGGATAGGTCGAGCGGGCCACAGCATACTTGGCTGTATTTCTCAATCGCTGTCCCTCTCCAGTGACCGGGGGCAGTCGACTAGGTTGGAGCTGTTGCGGCGGGCTGACGCTGCTCAGCTACGTGGTGCCCACAGGGGTGACTACGGCAACCCAGTCTACGACAGCTTGGTAGAGGACCAGCAGTCATCGGGAACGGAGAGAGCTGAGATGACGGCAGAGACGGTGTCAACTGGTGTGGTGGCGCCTGTCATGCCGCTGTCTCGCACGGAGGGTGAAACTGTTCTGGCGCATCCTCGCAGGCGTGTGCTTCAGCAAACCGCTGCGGGTGCCAGAAGCGGAGCCCTTCATCGGCAGCTTGCTGTTAGTGGTCGGCTGATTGACGGTGAAGCAGACCTGCGCATCTCCTCGGTTTCTTCAACGTGCTCGAGTCGGGGTAGCAACGTGAGTggtgaaggcagagaagcaaTTCAAAGTATTGAGCCTGTGGACGATCTCAGTCACAGACAAGAGGCAGGTTCGGTGGGCTGGCACGAGGACAAGGGCAGCTTCATACTCTCGTGGATTCACGCCCCCCGCATGCACTTTTCAGATAGTGGCGAGGCTGCATCTTCAGACGACGCGGACAGTTCTTTCCGAAACGTGTCACGCCTGTTCGCACAGTCCCGTATGCGCTTCGCACGCTGGCTGCACCGACAGAAGCGTCTGAAGGCAGCAAAGCGCTCACTGCGTGGTGTGCGTACGTGGTCAAagccgacggcggcggatGCGGAGCACCGTGATGCATTCTTGGGTGCACGGTACTCGTCCGCCACGCCTACACCGTTCTCAGCTGCGTCCGAGTTGCATCGATGCGCAGCTCAAGCCGCACCTTCGCCGTGGGAATCGGCGCTGCCACATACGTGGGGAGACTGGGATGACAGTGACGAAGTACTCAGGGATGGAGAGGTAACTGACGGAGTtacggctgctgcgaagaGGCCAACTCGCGCACATATACTGGAGAAGCGGAGAGCGGCCATTGCGGCAGGGGCGGCAGCGTCTAACGCAGCGCAGGAAAGACTGGTGGAGCGGGAGACGATGTCGGAGGTGCAGACATCTGTTGATGAAGCGCCGGCGCTTTCTCTGGCTGCTCAGCGAACACGTCAGCACGCCGACGATCTCGCGCGCCTCACTGAGAGTCTGGCGATGCTCACACTACTCCGCGAAAGGTCGCCCGCAGGAGCCGGGAATGGCATTCACGCTCACAGGGCCAACAGCCCCCAGGGCGTGGACCGTGCACCTCCGATGATGGTTGGCCAGGAGCAGAATGCGGTAGCAGTACCGTCGCACCCTTCAGTAACCAAAGTGGCGAACTCTGCACTCCCCACGTGGTCACCATCCCGGGCGCACGCCTCGTCGATCATCTCAGCTGGGCAGCACCGCCGATCGTATCACGGCAGCGCACGGGAAGCCCATGGTGCAGAGTCGCGCACGTGCGATGGGTGGTGCTGTAAGCACGCGGTAGAGAAGGAGGCCGGAGTGGGTGCGTTTCACAGTCTGCTGACGGACACTACGCACACTCAGCACGATCTCGCAGTGCGAGCGGTGTACGAGTCCATCATGAGCGAGGTATGCACTTGCCTCGTGCAGCGTGATGTGGAGAACGCCATCGAcgtgagctgcagcgcggcagaTCGTGCGCTGACTCAGTGGATTGAGCGGCAGCTTATGCTGGAGCTCACGCAGCCGCGCTCAAGGGAGCGGCAGACGACAGCGGAGGATCGCGACTCTGCTGCGTACTCAGCGACAACACTGCAGCCACTCGTCTGCACTGGTGTGACTCAACACATCCGTAGTGGTGTACCGGTGTCGCTCGAGCACCTGCGTCTGGATGACGTTGATCGGCAAGCGCTCGCATCCGTCTACGCGCGCGGCTCGAGCAATGCCATTGCCGTGAAGTTTGACACCGAGGGCTACGAGATTAGCTACAGGCAGCTCGCTTCCTTGAGCCCTCAATCGTGGTTGAACGACCAGGTCGTCAACAATTacttgcagctgctgtgcctgGAGGCCGAAGGCGCGGCCACCGCATCTTTTCCCGTGGCCCAGTGCCGTCACCGTATTGCATCACTAGGCACGCACTTCTACACGAAGGTGGAGTCAGAATTTCGACAGCGCTTGGGCGGCTTTAGCGGCCTTCCACCACGTCTGCCGCAGCTTGACTCTAGCAGCGCCATCTTTCGCTGGCTGCGGAATCGCAAGCATTTACTGGAGCCATACACTTCCTCCGATCCGCGtagcgtgcgtgtggtgcTAGTGCCGGTGAATATCGAAGGGCAGCATTGGGCATTGGCGGTCTTTCACTGCGCAGACAACCGGTGGGTCATGTATGACTCCATGAGCCGATCCGAAAGAGCGCGCCAGCGTGGTGCTGTGATACTGGCGCATCTCTCGCACGCGTGGTGTGAGTGTCAGCGACATTTTGGATTCATACGCACTGAAGACACGACCGCTGCGACGGCCACCACCGATGCACGATACTCACCGTCTTCTGGAGTACTACAACCATCGCCTTGGGCCTCAGCGTGCGTGGTGGCCGCTCCGTACGTGCCTTTTACCGATACCTTGATGATGGAGGGGCACTCCACTGTCGTCTCACCTCTCGACTCCCTGCAGCCGTACGGCTCACTGGACCACCTGCACCGTGCGGCGAAGCGGATGCGCCATCAAGAGGAGCTGTTCGCGGAACAAGCGGGGCAGAGAAAGCTGCAGAGAGCCAGTGATTCCGGCGGAGGTGACTGGGGCGCAGGTGTAATTCGCAGCGCGAGTGCTGCGACAGTGTCACtaccgccgcctctctcgaAGACAGCTGCGACAACACTTCCTGCCGAGCAGCTGAGCGACAGGGAGGTGGAGTGGTTCACTGGTGGGTTCGACCACATCCCTCAGCAGGCTAACAGCAATGACTGCGGTGTCTTTGTGTGCCAGGTGGCATGGTGCGTAGCCCAGGGTGTGGCGGTGAGTTTTACTCAATCTGACGTCACCCGACTGCGCGAGGTCATTTTGCTGGAGCTGCTTAACAAGAAGCTCCTGCGGCGGTATCCAACGGCGAacacgtcgtcgtcggccgGTGTTTAG